The Aureitalea marina genome includes a window with the following:
- a CDS encoding efflux RND transporter periplasmic adaptor subunit has product MKYLSFTLITVLLVACKGDKDVAQLPPQEIPVFEAQKKDVPIYNEFVGQIYGLKDIPIRARVDGFLEKISFEEGTQVKKGQLLYSIDPDPYLAQVAAQESKLAEAETMKVNAKNELDRYQPLAEINAVSQSDLDASQATYDASIASVNAAKANVSQARIKLGYTTIESPIEGLIGKTEAREGEYVGKEPNPVILNTVSRIDTVRVHFSISESKYLELAREYQRNRTVEDVKRDVEDGKVEPYIDLILADGTLYDEKGVIDFVNSQINTSTGSLLIQASFPNTARLLRPGLYAKVRVQLTVAEDAILIPQRCLSELQGEYSVMIVDDNNQIKSVPVKLGTRVGDMVIIEDGLDGGEKIVIDALQKIRAGMEVVPVASDFTSKNAG; this is encoded by the coding sequence ATGAAATATCTCTCCTTCACCCTTATTACCGTATTACTTGTCGCCTGTAAAGGGGATAAGGATGTAGCCCAACTTCCGCCTCAGGAGATTCCTGTATTTGAGGCCCAAAAGAAAGATGTTCCCATCTACAACGAATTTGTTGGTCAGATCTATGGGCTAAAGGACATCCCCATTCGGGCCAGAGTGGATGGATTTCTGGAGAAGATATCCTTTGAAGAGGGTACCCAGGTTAAAAAAGGACAACTCCTCTACTCTATTGACCCGGATCCCTATCTGGCTCAAGTCGCAGCCCAGGAAAGTAAGTTGGCTGAGGCTGAGACCATGAAGGTCAATGCCAAAAACGAATTGGACCGATACCAGCCCCTGGCGGAGATCAACGCGGTGAGTCAAAGTGATCTCGATGCCTCACAAGCGACATACGATGCCTCAATAGCCTCTGTAAATGCAGCCAAAGCTAATGTCAGTCAAGCTCGGATCAAATTGGGGTACACAACGATTGAATCCCCAATTGAAGGCTTAATTGGAAAGACGGAAGCCAGAGAGGGTGAATATGTTGGTAAAGAACCAAATCCCGTTATCCTAAATACCGTTTCAAGAATTGACACGGTGAGGGTTCATTTCAGTATCTCGGAAAGTAAATACCTAGAATTGGCCCGAGAGTACCAGCGTAATCGAACAGTCGAGGATGTTAAACGCGATGTAGAAGATGGTAAAGTAGAACCGTATATTGACTTAATACTTGCCGATGGAACTTTATACGACGAGAAAGGAGTCATTGACTTTGTAAATAGCCAGATTAATACCAGTACTGGATCATTGCTAATTCAGGCAAGCTTTCCAAACACCGCTCGCTTACTCCGACCTGGCCTTTATGCGAAGGTCAGAGTACAATTAACTGTAGCGGAGGATGCCATTTTAATACCACAACGCTGTCTATCTGAATTACAGGGTGAATATTCTGTCATGATTGTCGATGATAACAATCAGATCAAATCGGTGCCCGTCAAATTAGGGACTCGTGTGGGTGATATGGTCATCATCGAAGATGGATTAGATGGAGGCGAAAAGATTGTCATAGACGCTCTTCAAAAGATCAGAGCAGGTATGGAAGTAGTTCCTGTTGCCAGTGACTTCACTAGTAAAAATGCTGGTTAA
- a CDS encoding peptidylprolyl isomerase, with translation MKTLLFLALAFTLVNCKSEKEEQPAIAEPSPVQVKLETAMGNVVIELSDKTPLHRDNFIKIVNEGRLDSMLFHRVLEGFVVQAGLYDSLTMAAMDSVELEAVNYRIPAEMDSTLFHKRGALGAARTGNPDRESSSLSFYVVHRGPRVDSLIDVDQDRINTWLQQYYFLQDPSNSSWKDSLNLADQNEDWETFSRLSDTINKLADTFTFEYYDIPEDQREIYRKQGGTPHLDQNYTVFGEVISGMTVIDSIAKVAVNEAGMPDQPVYIHRAEVVKSE, from the coding sequence ATGAAAACTCTACTCTTCCTAGCTCTAGCGTTTACCCTTGTCAATTGCAAATCTGAAAAAGAAGAACAACCGGCTATAGCCGAGCCTTCACCTGTGCAGGTCAAATTAGAGACGGCCATGGGAAATGTGGTCATAGAACTATCGGACAAAACGCCGCTTCATCGCGATAATTTTATAAAAATTGTAAATGAAGGGCGCCTGGACAGTATGTTATTTCACCGAGTATTAGAAGGATTTGTCGTTCAAGCGGGGCTCTATGACAGCCTGACAATGGCCGCTATGGATTCCGTGGAGCTGGAAGCCGTCAATTACAGAATCCCCGCAGAAATGGATTCGACCCTCTTCCACAAACGAGGAGCTCTAGGTGCTGCGCGTACAGGTAACCCGGACAGGGAGTCCTCTTCGCTCTCCTTTTATGTAGTGCATCGAGGCCCACGGGTTGACAGTCTTATCGATGTAGATCAGGATAGAATCAACACCTGGTTACAACAGTATTATTTTTTACAGGACCCAAGTAATAGCAGCTGGAAGGATTCCCTGAACCTGGCCGATCAGAATGAAGACTGGGAAACGTTTAGCCGTTTATCGGACACTATAAATAAATTAGCGGATACTTTCACCTTCGAATACTACGACATTCCCGAAGATCAACGAGAAATTTATCGGAAACAGGGAGGTACACCTCATCTGGACCAAAATTATACGGTCTTTGGAGAAGTGATCAGCGGTATGACGGTAATTGATTCAATCGCCAAGGTCGCTGTTAATGAAGCAGGTATGCCTGACCAGCCGGTTTATATTCATAGAGCTGAGGTGGTCAAGAGTGAGTAG